The Herpetosiphonaceae bacterium genomic sequence TCGTAGACAACCTATGCTCGTCTCACGGCGCTGGCGCGGCTGAACTGCACCGGCAGCACCGCGCTGTGGTGGCTTCCGCTGGTGGAGTCTCCTCGCGTAGGAGACTCCACCAGTTTTTGTTGCGCTCGTGCCCTGCGTGCTGCAAGATGAGCAGCCCGTGGATCGCCCCGCGAGGTGCCGCGCCTGGATGCGGGATGCTTACGTGCCCATGATCAGGCCGCCGTCCACGCTCAGCACCGTCCCGCTGATAAAGCTGGCCTCGTCCGAAACCAGGAACAGATAGGCGTTGGCGATGTCCTGCGGCTGTCCGATACGGCCCACGGGCGTGTGCTCGACCATCGCCGAGAGCACATGCTCAGGCATGCCCTGTGTCATCTCGGTGGCGATAAAGCCGGGCGCGACCGCGTTGACCGTAATGCCTCGCCTGCCCAGCTCCCGCGACCAGACCTTGGTCATGCCGATCACGCCGGACTTCGAGGCGACATAGTTGGTCTGGCCGAAGTTTCCGTACAGCCCCACCACCGACGCGGCGTTGACGATGCGGCCATAGCGCTGCCGAATCATCGTCGGGACGACCGCCTGCGTGCAGTTGAAGACGCCCTTGAGATTGACCGCGATCACCCGGTCGAAATCGTCCTCGCTGAGCTTGCCGACGACCTCGCCATCTTTGACCTTGACGAGCTGCGCGTCGCGGGTGATCCCGGCGTTGTTGATCAGGATGTCGATCCGGCCAAAGCGCTCCAGCGTCGCCGCGACCGCCGCCTCGACATCGGGCTGCGACGCGACGTTGACCTTACAGAAGAGCGCCTGCGCGCCGATGCCGTCAAGCGCCTCGACGGCGCGCTGCCCGGCCTCGTCGTTGTAGTCCCACACGGCCACGGACGCGCCCGCCTGGGCAAAGGTCAGCGAAGTCGCGTAGCCGATGCCGTTTGCGCCGCCAGTCACCACGGCGACCCGGTTGTTCAATTCGATTCCCATTGTGTTACTCGTGCTTTCCTTGCGATCAACGCGGCGCAGCGTAACCGTCGGCGGGTGTTGCTGCTCGGCCAGCGTTGTCAATCGGTTTTCGGCAAGACGTGGTGGAATGCCTGGGTTGTTTAAGATGCTCCCGACCGACGAAGCTCGCGACACGCGCAATGCAGCACAAACCAGTACATCCGTAGGCTACGCATGCACTGGCGTACGCATAAGAATCAGCCAGCCGGTATCGGCGGGCTCCAACCGGAATCGATCTCCGCTCGTCATATAAGCTCTGCATTGAACGTGTACTCAGTCTTTGCGCCGTTGACGTTGCATCCGGATCACCTGCGTCCAGACGCACACAGCAGACGGCGATCCACGACACCGGAGCGCAGTTTGCTGCATCTCGTATGATAGCGTGGCGAAGTTACAACCAAGTTCAGGGCGAGTTACAACCGGGCGGGCCGGGGATTAGGCTATGATAGAA encodes the following:
- the fabG gene encoding 3-oxoacyl-ACP reductase FabG, giving the protein MGIELNNRVAVVTGGANGIGYATSLTFAQAGASVAVWDYNDEAGQRAVEALDGIGAQALFCKVNVASQPDVEAAVAATLERFGRIDILINNAGITRDAQLVKVKDGEVVGKLSEDDFDRVIAVNLKGVFNCTQAVVPTMIRQRYGRIVNAASVVGLYGNFGQTNYVASKSGVIGMTKVWSRELGRRGITVNAVAPGFIATEMTQGMPEHVLSAMVEHTPVGRIGQPQDIANAYLFLVSDEASFISGTVLSVDGGLIMGT